Proteins encoded together in one Solanum lycopersicum chromosome 7, SLM_r2.1 window:
- the LOC101259856 gene encoding monogalactosyldiacylglycerol synthase 2, chloroplastic — protein MVSNVTTPRKSIHRVLERVGVYGFVGGSSQKRLKCDFQDEEYDTMEMVQIGAERTKNVLILMSDTGGGHRASAEAIRDAFKLEFGDEYRIFVKDVWKEYTGWPLNNMEQQYKFMVKHVGLWSVAFHGTSPRWIHSVYLAAIAAFYAKEVEAGLMEYKPDIIISVHPLMQHIPLWVLKWQGLHKKVIFVTVITDLNTCHRTWFHPGVNRLYCPSEEVAKRASLDRLEGSQIRVFGLPIRPSFCRAVLSKDDLRVELEMDPTLPAVLLMGGGEGMGPVKKTAKALGEALFDKELGKPIGQMIVICGRNEALASTLQSLEWNIPVQIKGFQKQMEKWMGACDCIITKAGPGTIAEALIRGLPIILNDYIPGQEKGNVPFVVDNGAGVFTRRPKETARIVAEWFTTKSDELKRKSENALKLAQPNAVFDIVKDIHELACQRGPMANIPYILTSSFSSLI, from the exons ATGGTGAGTAATGTGACTACCCCTAGGAAATCTATACACAGAGTGTTGGAGAGAGTTGGGGTTTATGGGTTTGTTGGTGGTAGCAGCCAGAAGAGATTAAAGTGTGATTTTCAAGATGAAGAATATGACACCATGGAAATGGTGCAAATTGGTGCTGAAAGGACTAAAAATGTGCTTATTTTGATGAGTGATACTGGTGGTGGACATAGGGCTTCAGCTGAGGCAATTCGAGATGCCTTCAAGTTAGAATTTGGGGATGAATATAGA ATTTTTGTCAAGGATGTTTGGAAGGAATACACTGGCTGGCCATTGAACAACATGGAGCAACAATACAAGTTCATGGTTAAACATGTTGGCCTTTGGAGCGTAGCATTTCATGGCACGTCGCCTCGTTGGATACACTCTGTCTATCTTGCTGCTATTGCCGCCTTCTATGCTAA AGAGGTAGAAGCTGGCCTGATGGAGTACAAGCCAGACATAATCATTAGTGTTCATCCTCTCATGCAACACATTCCTCTATGGGTTCTTAAATGGCAAGGCCTACACAAAAAAGTTATTTTCGTAACCGTCATTACGGATCTCAACACTTGCCACCGGACATG GTTTCATCCAGGAGTCAATCGTTTGTACTGCCCCTCTGAGGAGGTAGCAAAGAGGGCATCACTAGATCGCTTGGAAGGATCTCAAATACGTGTTTTTGGGTTGCCCATTCGACCTTCATTTTGCCGGGCAGTTCTTTCCAAG GATGACCTTAGAGTTGAACTTGAGATGGATCCCACATTACCAGCGGTTTTGCTGATGGGTGGCGGTGAAGGGATGGGTCCTGTGAAGAAAACTGCAAAGGCTCTTGGAGAAGCACTCTTCGATAAGGAACTTGGCAAACCTATCGGTCAAATGATTGTCATATGTGGACGCAATGAAGCCTTAGCATCCACATTACAATCACTCGAATGGAACATCCCCGTTCAG ATCAAGGGATTCCAGAAGCAGATGGAAAAGTGGATGGGCGCTTGTGATTGCATTATCACAAAG GCTGGACCTGGTACAATTGCAGAAGCATTAATCAGAGGGCTTCCCATTATTCTGAACGACTACATCCCCGGACAA GAGAAGGGAAATGTTCCGTTTGTGGTCGACAATGGAGCTGGTGTTTTCACAAGACGCCCTAAGGAAACAGCCAGGATAGTTGCTGAATGGTTTACCACCAAGAGCGATGAGCTTAAAAGGAAGTCGGAGAACGCGCTGAAACTTGCACAACCTAATGCTGTCTTTGATATTGTGAAGGACATACATGAACTTGCATGCCAGAGAGGTCCTATGGCCAACATTCCTTACATATTGACATCTTCATTTTCAAGCCTAATTTAg
- the LOC101260446 gene encoding actin-related protein 2/3 complex subunit 3: protein MVYHSSFVDEEGISKACGCPLLPLKSHIRGPAPVSEQDTTDIVDEAITFFRANVFFKNFDIKSSSDKLLIYLTLYINIALKRLEGCRTLAEGTKAIINLGLENVPVPGEAGFPFPSLFSPAQSKKEAELFRNYLKQIREETSGRLLSVAYRPNGTPNKWWSAFSKRKFMNMVLP, encoded by the exons ATG GTTTATCATTCCAGTTTCGTTGATGAGGAAGGAATTAGTAAAGCTTGTGGATGTCCTTTGTTACCTCTGAAAAGCCATATAAGGGGACCTGCTCCAGTTTCAGAACAAG ATACAACCGATATTGTTGAtgaagcaatcacattcttccgAGCAAATGTCTTCTTCAAAAACTTTGATATTAAAAGCTCATCTGACAAGCTACTTATCTATTTGACATTGTATATCAATATAGCCTTAAAGAGGCTTGAAGGCTGCCGAACTTTAGCTGAAGGAACCAAGGCTATCATCAACCTAGGTCTGGAAAATGTTCCTGTACCTGGAGAGGCAGGTTTCCCATTCCCAAGCTTATTTTCTCCAGCCCAATCTAAAAAAGAAGCAG AACTATTCAGGAATTATCTGAAGCAAATAAGGGAGGAAACTAGCGGAAGGTTATTAAGCGTTGCTTATAGGCCTAACGGAACACCCAACAAATGGTGGTCAGCATTTTCCAAGAGAAAGTTTATGAACATGGTTCTTCCTTGA